From the Leptolyngbya sp. O-77 genome, one window contains:
- a CDS encoding (2Fe-2S) ferredoxin domain-containing protein → MESPSENRLSSSQNQQAPSLKRRCVSVCQYRSCERSGSAAVLAAFREANLPGVLVSASDCMGQCASGPTVRVTPDNVWYCRVKPEDVEAIATQHLQHDEPVERLLHPRFHPRFDFAD, encoded by the coding sequence GTGGAATCCCCTTCTGAGAATCGTTTGTCTAGTTCACAAAATCAGCAAGCCCCGTCGCTAAAACGGCGATGCGTTTCGGTCTGTCAGTATCGCTCCTGCGAACGGAGCGGGTCGGCGGCGGTGCTGGCGGCCTTTCGAGAGGCGAACCTGCCGGGAGTACTGGTTAGCGCGAGCGACTGTATGGGGCAGTGTGCTTCTGGGCCGACGGTGCGGGTCACGCCAGACAACGTGTGGTACTGCCGCGTGAAGCCGGAAGATGTGGAGGCGATCGCCACTCAGCATTTGCAGCACGACGAACCTGTGGAGCGGCTGCTGCATCCCCGGTTTCATCCCCGGTTTGATTTTGCGGATTAG
- a CDS encoding pentapeptide repeat-containing protein, with translation MADFDLLALLKTGVSIWNQWCLTHPEAGRLDLSDARLPELDLSRVLLRGCLLQRADLRQTNLSFANLSQADFSHAILESANLYRADLYQANLAGANLQDANLQDASLIRCVLVRAALGLANLHRAKLTGAVLEHADLQGADLTQATLRRAKLQGADLRGADLSGADLSEADLRDANLALTDLKGTQLQGANLENASLLGADLSRAVLHDANLSGANLRHAYLQDSNLQRARLIWADLREAELWHVTLDQVNLTAAQLDGAMLNGTIALESYSPTQPGEELEVTANLETTEDLMPFVRDV, from the coding sequence ATGGCAGATTTTGACCTACTGGCGCTACTGAAAACAGGTGTCAGCATTTGGAACCAATGGTGTTTGACCCATCCCGAAGCGGGGCGGCTGGACTTGTCTGATGCGCGGTTGCCAGAGCTTGACCTAAGCCGGGTGCTGCTGCGGGGCTGCCTCTTGCAGCGAGCCGATCTGCGCCAGACCAATCTTAGCTTCGCCAACCTGAGCCAGGCTGATTTCAGCCATGCGATTCTGGAGAGCGCCAATCTTTATCGCGCCGACCTGTATCAAGCCAACCTCGCTGGGGCAAACTTGCAAGACGCAAACTTGCAAGATGCCAGCCTGATCCGCTGTGTGCTTGTCCGGGCAGCGCTGGGGCTGGCAAACCTGCATCGCGCCAAGCTGACGGGAGCCGTATTAGAACATGCAGACTTGCAAGGGGCAGACCTGACCCAGGCAACCCTGCGTCGAGCCAAGCTTCAGGGGGCAGACCTGCGCGGAGCCGACCTCAGTGGGGCCGACCTCAGCGAAGCCGACCTGCGAGACGCAAACCTGGCGCTGACCGACCTAAAGGGGACTCAATTGCAAGGGGCAAACCTGGAAAACGCCAGCTTGCTGGGAGCCGACCTGAGCCGGGCCGTGCTGCACGATGCCAACTTGAGCGGGGCAAACCTGCGCCATGCCTATTTGCAGGACAGCAATCTGCAACGGGCGAGGCTCATCTGGGCAGACCTGCGAGAGGCTGAGCTGTGGCACGTTACGCTCGATCAGGTGAACCTGACGGCGGCCCAGCTCGATGGCGCAATGCTGAACGGCACGATCGCCCTGGAAAGCTACTCGCCGACGCAGCCCGGTGAGGAGTTGGAAGTGACGGCTAACCTGGAAACAACCGAAGACCTGATGCCGTTTGTCAGAGATGTCTGA
- a CDS encoding E3 ubiquitin ligase family protein, with protein sequence MVLLTVGAILLIAGVVLIFVKRHHSGRAYCLKVSRPATVAELEKMSAEIAQEIGGGNWREYVRLSGVVQCDRPLTSQLAQQPCVYYHMTVRREYEETVVRRDKDGNEERSTERGSETVASHEQSTPFVLKDDTGAIAVDPNQADFETITVLDEFRPESPGNFISFGGFSRALSPLGGDRRTLGYRYQEVIVPVERRVTVVATVSDAGNGLTLQRPTESGKQFIISLRNAEELTKSAERNAKASDLAMKYCLVGGAVLAIAGLVTGF encoded by the coding sequence ATGGTGCTGCTAACGGTTGGCGCAATTTTGCTGATTGCGGGAGTCGTGCTGATTTTTGTGAAACGCCACCACAGCGGCCGCGCCTATTGCCTCAAGGTATCGCGTCCGGCAACGGTGGCAGAACTGGAGAAAATGTCGGCAGAGATTGCTCAGGAAATTGGCGGCGGCAACTGGCGTGAGTATGTACGGCTGTCGGGCGTGGTGCAGTGCGATCGCCCTCTCACCTCCCAACTGGCGCAGCAGCCCTGCGTCTATTACCACATGACCGTGCGGCGCGAGTATGAGGAAACCGTGGTTCGCCGCGACAAGGACGGCAACGAAGAGCGCAGCACCGAGCGCGGCTCGGAAACCGTGGCCAGCCACGAGCAGTCCACGCCCTTTGTGCTGAAGGATGATACCGGGGCGATCGCCGTTGACCCCAACCAGGCCGACTTTGAGACGATCACCGTGCTGGATGAATTTCGGCCTGAATCGCCCGGCAACTTTATTTCCTTTGGCGGCTTTTCGCGGGCGCTGAGTCCGCTGGGGGGCGATCGCCGCACGCTGGGCTACCGCTACCAGGAGGTAATCGTGCCAGTGGAGCGGCGGGTGACGGTGGTGGCGACGGTGAGCGATGCGGGCAATGGACTGACCTTGCAGCGCCCAACCGAATCGGGGAAACAGTTCATCATCTCGCTCCGCAATGCCGAAGAACTGACGAAATCGGCCGAGCGCAACGCCAAAGCCAGCGACCTGGCGATGAAGTATTGTCTGGTGGGTGGGGCTGTGCTGGCGATCGCCGGACTGGTGACAGGCTTTTAG
- a CDS encoding ATP-binding cassette domain-containing protein, with protein sequence MALLTATQLTKTFGGIRAVDSASIEVPEGSITGLIGPNGAGKTTLFNLLSMFLRPDSGEVQFAGEPIQTLQPHQVAQRGLVRTFQVARVLSRLSVLENMLLAAQEQTGRAVLECVVAIAPGLPQEEETQREYAWNILESIGLAHKAHDYAGFPCRAVSASYWNWDGADGEAPADFAG encoded by the coding sequence ATGGCTCTCCTGACGGCAACCCAACTTACTAAAACCTTCGGCGGTATCCGAGCGGTGGATTCGGCCTCGATCGAAGTGCCAGAGGGCAGCATTACTGGGCTGATCGGGCCGAATGGGGCGGGCAAGACGACGCTGTTTAACCTGCTGTCGATGTTTTTGCGGCCAGACAGCGGTGAAGTGCAGTTTGCTGGAGAGCCGATTCAGACGTTGCAGCCGCATCAGGTGGCGCAGCGGGGGCTGGTGCGGACGTTTCAGGTGGCGCGGGTGTTGTCGCGGCTGTCGGTGCTGGAGAATATGCTGCTGGCGGCGCAGGAGCAGACGGGGCGAGCGGTTTTGGAATGTGTGGTGGCGATCGCCCCCGGATTGCCCCAAGAAGAAGAAACCCAGCGGGAGTATGCCTGGAATATTCTGGAATCCATCGGACTGGCGCACAAAGCGCACGACTACGCGGGGTTCCCCTGTCGGGCGGTCAGCGCAAGCTATTGGAACTGGGACGGCGCTGATGGTGAAGCCCCGGCTGATTTTGCTGGATGA